A genomic segment from Idiomarina piscisalsi encodes:
- a CDS encoding DUF3912 family protein, giving the protein MAINYPSFTYNNPRIQGQTVFIKRGPHQGKLGIIAKVMDNERYLVSQADFGSEQVIFKRSDFLVHRYRKIKVPIDRVAGKNPDVL; this is encoded by the coding sequence GTGGCAATTAATTATCCGTCATTTACCTACAATAACCCGCGTATTCAGGGGCAAACAGTATTTATCAAGCGAGGCCCTCATCAGGGCAAGCTTGGCATTATTGCTAAGGTCATGGATAACGAGCGTTATTTAGTGTCACAGGCAGATTTTGGCTCTGAGCAAGTCATTTTCAAACGCAGCGACTTTTTGGTGCATCGTTACCGAAAAATTAAGGTGCCGATTGACCGTGTGGCGGGCAAAAATCCAGACGTTCTGTAA